A segment of the Vanessa cardui chromosome 22, ilVanCard2.1, whole genome shotgun sequence genome:
aACCGAAAACGTCAAATCTCTTACGTCAAATGAGAAACAACTAGACTCAAGTaccttttttacattaaaatcctttaaatataattcaattatcaatttaaaatgtcGGAAAATGGGCACGACCATGCGTAAAAAGACCCAAGTATCATTCGTTATCAGAGACGAGGAGGAGAGGAGGCATAAAAATGGCGTTAGTTCATTACAATTGGATCCAATACAGGGCAGGTTGTATTCAGCCGGCAGAGATGGGATTATACGAGTTTGGCACACTGGTGGTGGTACACAGGACAGGTACATCCAAAGTATGGAACATCACACAGATTGGGTGAACGATATTGTCCTATGTTGCGGCGGAAAAAACCTTATAAGTGCATCGTCCGACACAACTGTGAAAGTATGGAATGCGCCTAAAGGTTTCTGTATGTCGACTTTACGCACCCACAAAGACTACGTACGAACATTGGCTTACGCTAAAGACAAGGAGCAAGTGGCTAGTGCTGGTTTAGACCGCGCGATATTCTTATGGGACGTTAATACTTTGACTGCTTTAACTGCTAGTAACAACACGGTTACGACTTCAAGCTTGGTTGGTAATAAAGAATCAATATACAGTCTGGCTATGAATCCACCTGGCACTATTTTGGTCAGTGGTTCAACAGAGAAAGTCCTTAGAGTTTGGGATCCTAGAAATTGTTCTCGTCTTATGAAATTAAAAGGGCATTCGGACAATGTAAAAGCATTAGTTGTTAGTAGGGATGGTTCTCAATGTGTCTCTGGGAGTTCTGATGGTACCATAAAGCTGTGGTTGTTATCACAGCAGAGATGTGTGTCAACGATTCGTGTACATTCCGAAGCAGTTTGGGCACTTTTAGCCACAGAGAATTTCACCCATATTATTTCTGGAGGAAGAGACCGTCTAGTCATTATAACAGAGTTAAGGAATCCAGACAATTTTATGATAGTTTGTGAAGAGACTGCACCCATTCTTAAATTATGTTTCACTGCCGATCAGTCAGGTGTTTGGGTGGCTACATCAGACTCTGATATTCGATGTTGGAAACTTCCAGCTCTTAATTCATTAAACTCAGATACATACAACCAAAACAATTACAATACGAACAATGTTTATCAAACACAACCTCTACATAACATTGCTGGTGGAAAAGCTATTAAACATTACACAGTACTAAATGACAAGCGTCATATATTAACAAAAGACACAACTAACAATGTTGTCTTATATGATGTTTTAAAAGCAAGCAAAGTTGAAGATTTAGGTGAAGTTGATTATGAGGAGGAAttgaaaaaacatttcaaaatggTGTATGTACCGAATTGGTTTAATGTAGATTTAAAAACTGGGATGTTGACTATACATTTAGGTCAAGACGAGACAGATTGTTTTAGTGCTTGGGTAAGTGCTAAAGAAGCTGGTCTGACGACAGAAAATGATCAAAAGGTTAACTTTGGGGCATTGTTGTTACAAGCCTTGTTAGAACACTGGAATCACCCGAATAGGGTAAATGAAGCTGGTCAGAAGGTGATAGGAAATAACTTCTTCAGTGTACCCTTACACACGCCTCTTATATTTAGTGAAGTAGGGGGCAGAACTCTTTACAGGCTACAGGTGTGTATTACATGTTTTTGCTTTCATTTTCTCAAATTACCAGCAAGTTGTATTGAATTTATCATAGATTGATATCACTAAAACAATGTATTTGTTCTTTATTGTATTAGTTAATCtagttacataataaaacaGGATTTAAACTTACCTAAATATAATAGACTTGAATACTtgtgtaataattatagttacataAACATTAATCAGTGTTATTGGCTCATAATGTGTTCAGACAGGAAAGATTTTCAgttattgaaattgtttattgtatattttcataaatgacacaaaaatatata
Coding sequences within it:
- the LOC124539302 gene encoding WD repeat-containing protein 48 homolog gives rise to the protein MGTTMRKKTQVSFVIRDEEERRHKNGVSSLQLDPIQGRLYSAGRDGIIRVWHTGGGTQDRYIQSMEHHTDWVNDIVLCCGGKNLISASSDTTVKVWNAPKGFCMSTLRTHKDYVRTLAYAKDKEQVASAGLDRAIFLWDVNTLTALTASNNTVTTSSLVGNKESIYSLAMNPPGTILVSGSTEKVLRVWDPRNCSRLMKLKGHSDNVKALVVSRDGSQCVSGSSDGTIKLWLLSQQRCVSTIRVHSEAVWALLATENFTHIISGGRDRLVIITELRNPDNFMIVCEETAPILKLCFTADQSGVWVATSDSDIRCWKLPALNSLNSDTYNQNNYNTNNVYQTQPLHNIAGGKAIKHYTVLNDKRHILTKDTTNNVVLYDVLKASKVEDLGEVDYEEELKKHFKMVYVPNWFNVDLKTGMLTIHLGQDETDCFSAWVSAKEAGLTTENDQKVNFGALLLQALLEHWNHPNRVNEAGQKVIGNNFFSVPLHTPLIFSEVGGRTLYRLQVGDAGGETEGNLLLETVPSWVVDVAIEMAAPKLNKLPFYLLPHSTCQSKQDRQKKDRLVANDFIQCRKVAEHVVEKIVGGGDVNGASAGKSSEDSTNDSPEERVELLCCDQVLDPNMDLRTVRHFIWKSNVEFTLHYRVLKQ